Below is a window of Desulfurococcus amylolyticus Z-533 DNA.
GAGATCCCTGTATTTATCAAGTACCTCTAGCGTCTTATCGTACTCTCTCTTAATCTTCTTTACAGCAGAAGCCAGATCTCCCTGCTTAGAGCCCAGGATTGATAGGGCTTCTCCGATCTCGTTTTCCAGTAAGTGTATTTTATCAACTAGCCTCGTTGACGCTATGAACTCCAACCTGATTACTCCATCCTGTATTCTCTCGGCATTAATTATTTTCACGCCGCCTACTTCACTAGTGTTAAACACATGGGTTCCGAAGCAGGCCTGTGCATCCCAGCCAGGTATCTCAACTATTCTGAGGATTGGAGAGTATATTGCGCCACCCTGGTATATCTTCAACCCGTACTTGTTCTCGGCCTCGAATTTACCCGTGTAGTGGAACCTTAGATCCACTCTGTCCTCGATTATCCTGTTAGCCAGCTCCTCTATCTTCCTCACATCTTCCGATGTAAGGGACTTATGGTGTGTTATATCCAGCCTAGCCTTCTCAATGGTTTTCTCAGCACCGGCCTGCCATACATGGTCGCCAAGTATATACCTTGCTGCGGCGAGTATAATATGTGTTGCAGTGTGGTGCTTCATTAACCTATATCTCCTATACCAGTCTATTACCACCCTAACCATAGTATTCTCATTGATCTCCACGGGCTCCTTCAATACATGTATTATTACATCGCCAACTTTCCCAACGTATTCAACCTCATATCCTCTTCCATTCACCTCGATGAAGCCTGTATCGTGTTCCTGGCCTCCGGCCCACGGGTACATAACCGTTCTATCCAGGATAAGGTATTTTCCTCTAACCCCTATCACCTTAGCATTAACACTGGTTAGATACGGGTTCTCATGGAAAACCCTATATGTAGCAGGGAATCCAGAGGCCCATTTAACCACGTCCTCGGGAAACTCATGCTCCTTCTCCTTCACCAACACGCCTGGAGAGGAATGTCTCTGAGCTATTCTAGAGTAGAAGTCACCCGGTATCTCTACTTTTACACCATGTTCCCTGGCTCTTTCAGCAACGAATTCAGGGGGTATTCCATGTGAATCATATATTGTGATGAGGTCTTCCAGTAAGAGTTCTCTTTTCTTTTTAAGCAGCTTATCGACGATGTCTATTCCACGGCTGACGGCATCTATGAACTTAGAGGTCTCCATGGTTACTACATCCAGTATATAGTCTCTGTGCTTCTCGAACTTGCCATATATGTAGTCGTTCTTCCAGTATTTTACCTGGCGATCCAGTAATTCCTGGACCACATCTGTGAGCCTGCTGGGTTCGACGCCGAGCCTGGCGAGGTTTCTGAGGAGACGCCTAATCACGAGTCTAGCCAGGTATCCCTCACCAGTATTCGATGGAACCACACCATCCGAGAGCATGAGGCTTATTGTCCTGGCATGGTCTAGAGCACTATATAAATATATTGTCTTCACGAATTCATCCACGTAGTCTCCGAACCCTAATTCACGAAGTAGCCTCTCATACTCATGTATGCCTCCAATTTCCTTATCGCTCAACAAGTAAACAGCTTTCTTCAATACATCGTAGCTGGGCTCCTCGACCCCGAGTACATCCTTGTACTCGTTAACCA
It encodes the following:
- the alaS gene encoding alanine--tRNA ligase, whose product is MSKNISFDYLRRYGYEKYTCKRCEEGVLWSRIPRDTCPDRPCSKYEFLYKDYKRVRPLSLQEVREKFIGFLKSKGHGVVDPYPVLARWRNDLYLTIASIVVFQPAVTDGIVDPPYNPLVIIQPSIRLSDIDNVGLTFGRHLTSFEMGGMHAFNKPGKFVYWVEGILDNTIEFFNKEIGIDLDDLVFKEGWWEGGGNAGPAPEVLVDGMELATLVHMMYKVVDGKYVENPVLVVDCGYGIERIAWFTQKTPTGFHAIYGRLVNEYKDVLGVEEPSYDVLKKAVYLLSDKEIGGIHEYERLLRELGFGDYVDEFVKTIYLYSALDHARTISLMLSDGVVPSNTGEGYLARLVIRRLLRNLARLGVEPSRLTDVVQELLDRQVKYWKNDYIYGKFEKHRDYILDVVTMETSKFIDAVSRGIDIVDKLLKKKRELLLEDLITIYDSHGIPPEFVAERAREHGVKVEIPGDFYSRIAQRHSSPGVLVKEKEHEFPEDVVKWASGFPATYRVFHENPYLTSVNAKVIGVRGKYLILDRTVMYPWAGGQEHDTGFIEVNGRGYEVEYVGKVGDVIIHVLKEPVEINENTMVRVVIDWYRRYRLMKHHTATHIILAAARYILGDHVWQAGAEKTIEKARLDITHHKSLTSEDVRKIEELANRIIEDRVDLRFHYTGKFEAENKYGLKIYQGGAIYSPILRIVEIPGWDAQACFGTHVFNTSEVGGVKIINAERIQDGVIRLEFIASTRLVDKIHLLENEIGEALSILGSKQGDLASAVKKIKREYDKTLEVLDKYRDLMGKTIISKALTEEINICGIDTVYVELPISDEKLVKQVLEELSLKHGVLTTIDTGELIEIAVKPEKAVKKNIDLRRITEELTGKGIKGGGKPDHVTLRKTRDIKKEEVMNALKNILCRQ